From one Alicyclobacillus acidocaldarius subsp. acidocaldarius Tc-4-1 genomic stretch:
- a CDS encoding polyribonucleotide nucleotidyltransferase yields the protein MVVRHEFEVAGRRFVLETGKLARQATAAVHVQYGETVVLATVTASKEPKELDFFPLTVNYEERLYAVGKIPGGFIKREGRPSEHAILASRLIDRPIRPLFPEGFRNDVQIVDLVLSVDQDCAPEIAAMIGTSASLTISDIPFNGPIGGVIVGLVDGQFVINPTVEQSEKSDLHLVVAGTKDAIVMVEAGANQVPEEIVLEAILYGHQVIQTICDEINAFAAKVGVKKREVELHKVDPELEAAVRAYATEKVSVAVRNPDKLAREEALANLNAEVLEHFKETFPEKEADIAEVMHTILKERVREAILREGIRPDGRRLDEIRPISCEVGLLPRTHGSALFTRGQTQALSVCTLGSMGDEQLLDGLEIEKSNRYMHHYNFPPFSVGEAKPLRAPSRRDIGHGALGERALDPVIPSPEEFPYAIRVVSEILESNGSTSQASICGSTMALMDAGVPIKAPVAGIAMGLVKEGDQVAILSDIQGIEDHLGDMDFKVAGTERGVTALQMDIKISGIDRSILERALKQAREGRMYILSKMMEAISEPRADLSKFAPRVITVKIHPDKIRDVIGPGGRVINKIIEETGVKIDIEQDGRVYIHSTDAEQANRAREMVENIVRDVEIGATYTGKVTRVEKYGAFVEILPGKEGLVHISQLDLNRVAKVEDVCQVGDTLTVKVTEIDNQGRINLSRKEVLKAMQPPAPPQPPRPSSGPGRGPQGGHGRRDHGHSAGPKAAPRRTHP from the coding sequence ATGGTGGTTCGCCATGAGTTTGAAGTGGCGGGCCGGCGTTTTGTCCTGGAGACTGGGAAACTGGCTCGACAGGCGACGGCGGCGGTCCACGTTCAGTACGGTGAAACGGTGGTGTTGGCCACAGTCACCGCTTCCAAAGAGCCGAAGGAGCTCGACTTTTTCCCGCTCACCGTGAACTACGAAGAACGACTTTACGCGGTCGGGAAAATTCCCGGCGGCTTCATCAAGCGCGAGGGGCGGCCGAGTGAGCACGCGATTCTCGCGTCGCGCCTCATTGACCGCCCCATCCGGCCGCTGTTTCCAGAAGGATTCCGCAACGACGTGCAGATCGTCGATCTCGTCCTCTCCGTCGACCAAGACTGTGCGCCGGAAATCGCGGCGATGATCGGAACATCGGCGTCGCTCACCATTTCGGACATTCCCTTTAACGGGCCCATCGGCGGCGTCATTGTGGGGCTCGTGGATGGACAATTTGTCATCAACCCCACCGTCGAACAGTCCGAAAAGAGCGACCTGCATCTCGTCGTCGCCGGCACGAAAGACGCCATCGTGATGGTGGAGGCAGGAGCCAACCAAGTGCCGGAAGAGATTGTGCTCGAGGCCATCCTGTATGGTCACCAGGTCATTCAGACCATCTGCGACGAGATCAACGCGTTTGCGGCAAAGGTCGGCGTCAAGAAGCGCGAGGTCGAACTGCACAAGGTGGATCCGGAGCTGGAGGCCGCAGTGCGCGCGTACGCCACGGAGAAAGTGAGCGTGGCGGTTCGGAATCCGGACAAGCTCGCGCGCGAAGAGGCGCTCGCGAATCTGAACGCCGAAGTCCTAGAGCACTTCAAGGAGACGTTCCCCGAGAAGGAGGCGGACATCGCCGAGGTCATGCACACCATCCTCAAGGAGCGGGTGCGCGAGGCCATTCTGCGGGAAGGCATCCGCCCAGACGGCCGGCGCCTAGACGAAATTCGCCCCATCTCGTGCGAGGTGGGCCTTTTGCCGAGGACGCACGGATCGGCGCTGTTCACGCGCGGTCAGACGCAGGCGCTGTCGGTGTGCACCCTGGGTTCCATGGGCGATGAGCAGTTGCTTGACGGGCTCGAGATAGAGAAGTCCAACCGATACATGCACCATTACAACTTCCCGCCGTTTAGCGTCGGGGAGGCGAAGCCGTTGCGCGCGCCGAGCCGGCGGGACATCGGCCACGGGGCGCTCGGCGAGCGCGCGCTCGATCCCGTCATTCCCTCGCCCGAGGAGTTTCCGTACGCCATCCGCGTGGTATCGGAGATCCTCGAGTCGAACGGTTCCACGTCCCAGGCGAGCATCTGCGGCAGCACCATGGCGCTGATGGACGCGGGTGTGCCCATCAAGGCGCCAGTGGCCGGGATCGCGATGGGACTTGTAAAGGAAGGCGATCAGGTCGCCATTTTGAGCGACATCCAGGGCATCGAGGATCATCTGGGCGACATGGATTTCAAAGTCGCCGGCACGGAGCGGGGCGTGACTGCGCTGCAGATGGACATCAAGATCAGCGGCATTGACCGGTCCATTCTGGAGCGCGCGTTGAAGCAGGCGCGCGAAGGTCGGATGTACATCTTGAGCAAGATGATGGAGGCCATTTCCGAGCCCCGCGCTGACCTGTCGAAATTCGCGCCGAGGGTCATCACGGTCAAGATCCATCCCGATAAAATCCGCGATGTCATCGGCCCGGGTGGGCGCGTGATCAACAAAATCATCGAGGAGACGGGCGTCAAAATCGACATCGAGCAAGACGGCCGCGTGTACATTCACAGCACCGACGCCGAGCAGGCGAATCGGGCCCGGGAGATGGTCGAGAACATCGTCCGCGACGTCGAGATCGGTGCCACGTACACGGGGAAAGTCACCCGCGTCGAGAAGTACGGGGCGTTTGTTGAGATTCTCCCTGGCAAAGAGGGGCTTGTGCATATCTCGCAGCTCGACCTGAACCGCGTTGCGAAGGTGGAGGACGTCTGCCAGGTCGGCGACACGCTCACGGTGAAGGTCACCGAGATCGACAACCAGGGTCGAATCAACCTATCGCGCAAAGAGGTGTTGAAGGCCATGCAGCCGCCTGCACCGCCTCAGCCGCCGCGTCCGTCGAGCGGTCCGGGGCGCGGTCCGCAGGGCGGACATGGGCGGCGGGATCACGGCCACAGCGCCGGGCCGAAGGCTGCGCCAAGAAGGACCCATCCGTGA
- the rpsO gene encoding 30S ribosomal protein S15: MLEADKKKEIIAKYQLHDLDTGSPEVQIALLTERINSLTEHFRVHKKDHHSRRGLYKLIGRRRNLLNYLRKKDINRYRQLIESLGLRH, from the coding sequence ATGCTCGAAGCGGACAAGAAGAAGGAAATTATTGCGAAATATCAGTTGCATGATCTCGACACGGGTTCGCCGGAAGTGCAGATTGCGCTTCTGACGGAGCGCATCAATTCGCTGACGGAGCACTTCCGCGTTCACAAGAAGGACCATCACTCGCGCCGCGGCCTTTACAAACTGATTGGCCGCCGCCGCAACCTGTTGAACTACTTGCGGAAGAAGGACATCAACCGGTACCGGCAGTTGATTGAATCCCTCGGATTGCGCCACTGA